The Halogranum gelatinilyticum genome contains a region encoding:
- a CDS encoding acyl-CoA mutase large subunit family protein, translating to MYDEDDLAAIREARDEWESETRDPLLDRHGERKDRFATVSNLEIDDLYTPDDVADLDYEEDLGFPGEFPYTRGVYPTMYRGRTWTMRQFAGFGTAEETNDRFHFLVENGQTGLSTAFDMPSLMGKDSDDPLSDGEVGKEGVAVDTLRDMEILFDGIDIGEVTTSFTINPSAPVVYAMYVALADQRGVPREQIGGTFQNDMLKEFIAQKEWVIPPEPSLKLVTDTVEFAAEETPRIRPISVSGYHIREAGSTAVQELAFTLADGFAYVEDAVDRGLDVDEFAPQLSFFFNSHNSIFEEVAKFRAARRIYARVMDEWYGAEDERSKQLKFHTQTAGQSLTAQQPLNNIVRVTIQALAGVLGGTQSLHTNSFDEAMALPSEEAVRVALRTQQIIADESGAADSVDPLAGSFMVESLTDEVEAEAMAYIEEIREMGDGSVRDGVLHGIDEGYFHREIQEASYEYQTRVEDGEETVVGVNKYTVDEDTQPDLLHVSDEVQERQLARLDEVKAERDDAAVEAALDELRETIEAEENVMPVLVDAVKAYVTMGEIMDVFEEQFGAYRETIRLT from the coding sequence ATGTACGACGAGGACGACCTCGCGGCAATACGCGAGGCCAGAGACGAGTGGGAGTCCGAGACCCGTGACCCGCTGCTCGACCGCCACGGCGAGCGCAAGGACCGCTTCGCCACCGTCTCGAACCTCGAGATCGACGACCTCTACACGCCCGACGACGTCGCCGACCTCGACTACGAGGAGGACCTCGGCTTCCCCGGCGAGTTCCCCTACACGCGCGGGGTGTATCCAACGATGTACCGCGGCCGGACGTGGACCATGCGGCAGTTCGCCGGCTTCGGGACCGCTGAAGAGACCAACGACCGGTTCCACTTCCTCGTCGAAAACGGCCAGACCGGGCTGTCGACGGCGTTCGACATGCCCTCGCTGATGGGCAAGGACTCCGACGACCCGCTCTCGGACGGCGAGGTCGGCAAGGAGGGCGTTGCCGTCGACACCCTGCGCGACATGGAGATCCTCTTCGACGGCATCGACATCGGCGAGGTCACCACGTCCTTCACCATCAACCCCTCCGCGCCCGTCGTCTACGCCATGTACGTCGCGCTCGCCGACCAGCGCGGCGTCCCCCGCGAGCAGATCGGCGGCACCTTCCAGAACGACATGCTGAAGGAGTTCATCGCCCAGAAGGAGTGGGTCATCCCGCCGGAACCGTCGCTGAAGCTCGTCACCGACACCGTCGAGTTCGCGGCCGAAGAGACCCCGCGCATCCGCCCCATCTCCGTCTCGGGCTACCACATCCGCGAGGCCGGGTCGACGGCCGTCCAGGAACTCGCGTTCACCCTCGCCGACGGCTTCGCCTACGTCGAGGACGCCGTCGACCGCGGGCTCGACGTCGACGAGTTCGCCCCGCAGCTCTCCTTCTTCTTCAACTCGCACAACTCCATCTTCGAGGAGGTCGCCAAGTTCCGGGCCGCCCGCCGCATCTACGCTCGCGTGATGGACGAGTGGTACGGTGCCGAGGACGAACGGTCGAAGCAGTTGAAGTTCCACACGCAGACGGCGGGCCAGTCGCTGACCGCCCAACAGCCGCTGAACAACATCGTCCGCGTGACGATTCAGGCACTCGCGGGCGTCCTCGGCGGCACCCAGTCGCTCCACACCAACTCCTTCGACGAGGCGATGGCACTCCCCTCCGAGGAGGCTGTGCGGGTGGCCCTCCGGACCCAGCAGATCATCGCCGACGAGTCCGGCGCGGCCGACAGTGTCGACCCGCTGGCCGGGAGTTTCATGGTCGAGTCACTCACCGACGAGGTCGAGGCCGAGGCGATGGCCTACATCGAGGAGATCAGAGAGATGGGAGACGGCTCCGTCCGCGACGGCGTCCTCCACGGCATCGACGAGGGCTACTTCCACCGCGAGATTCAGGAGGCTTCATACGAGTACCAGACGCGCGTGGAGGACGGCGAGGAGACCGTCGTCGGCGTCAACAAGTACACCGTCGACGAGGACACCCAGCCCGACCTCCTGCACGTCTCCGACGAGGTGCAGGAACGGCAGCTCGCCCGACTCGACGAGGTCAAAGCCGAGCGCGACGACGCGGCCGTCGAGGCCGCCCTCGACGAACTCCGCGAGACCATCGAGGCCGAGGAGAACGTCATGCCCGTCCTCGTCGACGCCGTGAAGGCGTACGTCACGATGGGCGAGATCATGGACGTCTTCGAGGAGCAGTTCGGGGCGTACCGCGAGACGATCCGGCTGACGTAG
- a CDS encoding winged helix-turn-helix domain-containing protein: MEGVLWYVLTGTRGGENRVRIMRAIDDRPRNANQLADALDLDYTTIRHHLDVLMDNNMVDRQGDNYGAIYLPSGQVRSHWETVEDIIERID, from the coding sequence ATGGAGGGGGTGTTGTGGTACGTGCTCACGGGAACTCGCGGCGGGGAGAACCGTGTCCGTATCATGCGTGCCATCGACGACCGCCCTCGCAACGCGAACCAACTCGCCGACGCGCTTGACCTCGACTACACCACCATCCGCCACCATCTCGACGTCCTGATGGACAACAACATGGTCGACCGGCAGGGCGACAACTACGGGGCCATCTACCTCCCGTCGGGACAGGTCCGCTCACACTGGGAGACCGTCGAGGACATCATCGAGCGTATCGACTGA
- a CDS encoding 2-oxoacid:acceptor oxidoreductase subunit alpha, which yields MPADFNWAIGGEAGDGIDSTGKIFAQALSRAGRHVFTSKDFASRIRGGYTAYKVRTSVDQVQSVVDRLDVLIALTPRTIDENLEELHEGSVIIYDGERTSMQNVEIPEGMIGLDVPLKSLAEEAGGAIMRNVVALGAACEVSSFPIENLDSALEKRFGSKGQKLVDNNKEAARAGQDYVAEEYDHEFDYDLETTDNDYVLLNGDEAIGMGALAAGCRFYAGYPITPATNVMEYLTGRIEQYGGHVLQAEDELSAINVALGAARAGARSMTATSGPGIDLMAETFGLIATSETPLVICDVMRSGPSTGMPTKQEQGDLNMALYGGHGEIPRFVLAPTSVSECFWKTVEAFNLAEKYQTPVYLLSDLAMAVTEQTFPPEAFDMDAVEIERGNVVDDDTIGEWQNEKGQFKPHALAEDGISPRAFPGTDGGAHMSTGLEHDELGRRTEDTDMRVQQVDKRNQKVETAKEREDFSPREFGNPDSDQLVISWGSNEGTIAEAMQYLEDGDVDIRFLSVPYIFPRPDLTEDVEAADDVVVIEANATGQFADVVEHDTLTRVKRINKYNGVPFKADELADDIKETLEA from the coding sequence ATGCCTGCGGACTTCAACTGGGCCATCGGCGGCGAAGCCGGCGATGGGATAGATTCCACAGGGAAGATTTTCGCTCAGGCACTTTCACGGGCTGGCCGGCACGTGTTTACCTCGAAGGACTTCGCGTCTCGTATCCGCGGCGGATACACGGCGTACAAGGTCCGCACGTCCGTCGACCAGGTCCAAAGTGTCGTGGACCGCCTTGACGTTCTCATCGCGCTCACACCGCGTACTATCGACGAGAACCTCGAGGAACTGCACGAGGGCAGCGTCATCATCTACGATGGTGAGCGCACCTCGATGCAGAACGTCGAGATTCCGGAGGGGATGATCGGGCTGGACGTCCCCCTCAAGAGTCTCGCCGAAGAGGCTGGCGGTGCCATCATGCGCAACGTCGTCGCACTCGGTGCGGCCTGCGAAGTCTCTTCCTTCCCTATCGAAAACCTGGACAGTGCACTGGAGAAACGCTTCGGCTCGAAAGGGCAGAAACTCGTCGACAACAACAAGGAAGCCGCCCGCGCGGGGCAGGACTACGTCGCCGAGGAGTACGACCACGAGTTCGACTACGATCTGGAGACCACCGACAACGACTACGTCCTCCTGAACGGCGACGAAGCCATCGGGATGGGCGCGCTCGCGGCTGGCTGTCGGTTCTACGCCGGATATCCCATCACGCCCGCGACGAACGTGATGGAGTATCTGACGGGACGCATCGAGCAGTACGGCGGTCACGTGCTGCAGGCCGAGGACGAACTCTCCGCCATCAACGTCGCACTCGGTGCCGCACGCGCCGGTGCCCGCTCGATGACGGCGACCTCCGGTCCCGGGATCGACCTGATGGCCGAGACGTTCGGTCTCATCGCGACCTCGGAGACGCCGCTCGTCATCTGTGACGTCATGCGCTCGGGTCCCTCGACGGGGATGCCGACGAAGCAGGAGCAGGGCGACCTCAACATGGCGCTCTACGGCGGCCACGGCGAGATTCCGCGGTTCGTCCTCGCACCGACGTCGGTGTCGGAGTGCTTCTGGAAGACGGTCGAGGCGTTCAACCTCGCCGAGAAGTACCAGACGCCGGTCTATCTGCTCTCGGACCTCGCGATGGCCGTCACCGAACAGACGTTCCCGCCGGAAGCGTTCGACATGGACGCAGTCGAGATCGAGCGCGGCAACGTCGTCGACGACGACACCATCGGCGAGTGGCAGAACGAGAAGGGGCAGTTCAAGCCCCACGCGCTCGCCGAAGACGGCATCAGCCCGCGTGCCTTCCCCGGCACGGACGGCGGTGCCCACATGTCCACCGGTCTCGAGCACGACGAGCTCGGTCGCCGGACGGAGGACACCGATATGCGCGTCCAGCAGGTCGACAAGCGTAACCAGAAGGTCGAGACCGCAAAGGAGCGCGAGGACTTCAGCCCGCGCGAGTTCGGCAATCCGGACTCCGACCAGCTGGTCATCTCGTGGGGTTCCAACGAGGGAACCATCGCGGAAGCGATGCAGTATCTCGAAGACGGGGATGTCGACATCCGGTTCCTCTCCGTCCCCTACATCTTCCCGCGTCCCGACCTGACCGAGGACGTCGAGGCCGCCGACGACGTGGTCGTCATCGAGGCCAACGCGACCGGCCAGTTCGCGGACGTCGTCGAGCACGACACGCTCACGCGCGTCAAGCGTATCAACAAGTACAACGGCGTGCCGTTCAAGGCGGACGAACTCGCAGACGACATCAAGGAGACCCTGGAAGCATGA
- a CDS encoding DUF4212 domain-containing protein, which yields MADNDTHDSAAEKETAPDGGALTQAARDHRNTDYLDREVNLLRPSTPFMRDHLRVIWTGFALWAVIVFGPVTATALVPGVMTTQLPVIGFPLHYFLVAIGAPGGALVLSLWYARKRDQLDQKYGIDHTQTAAEASGAAAAADGGVEQ from the coding sequence ATGGCAGACAACGACACACACGATTCGGCAGCAGAGAAAGAGACTGCACCGGACGGTGGCGCGCTCACGCAGGCTGCGCGCGACCACCGAAACACCGACTATCTCGACCGGGAGGTGAACCTCCTTCGGCCGAGCACGCCGTTCATGCGTGACCACCTTCGCGTCATCTGGACGGGCTTCGCCCTCTGGGCGGTCATCGTCTTCGGGCCGGTGACGGCGACGGCGCTCGTCCCCGGCGTGATGACGACGCAACTGCCCGTCATCGGCTTCCCGCTGCACTACTTCCTCGTCGCAATCGGTGCACCGGGCGGCGCGCTGGTCTTGTCGCTGTGGTACGCGCGCAAGCGCGACCAGCTCGACCAGAAGTACGGTATCGACCACACGCAGACGGCGGCCGAGGCGAGCGGAGCCGCGGCCGCGGCTGACGGAGGTGTCGAACAGTGA
- a CDS encoding sodium:solute symporter family transporter — MVSTAALLGVGALVLVGFAAVGAWYSRGRVGSVEDFITARDSAATGTLTATVVASSMGAWILFSPAEAGAAFGGVTAVVGYAVGSALPLAVYASLGPRIRRLLPRGHSLTEYAAARYGPAMAGYVLVVSVAYMFIFLAAEFTGIALVMERLAGVPGWQTATLVGVTVLAYTAYGGLRASIVTDRLQTLVILPLFFVGVAVALVALGGPTAAARSVTATRPELLSLGYLPGLEFGVYVAVAILGAELLNQAWWQRVYAGRDDATVTRSFRLAALLVLPMVLVVGLFGPVAAGRGLVESSADASVALFLVVEQLLPEWVTFVFALLALLLVVSSADTLFNAIASVVTTDLPRVADVSPDGLLLVARGFTGVVALGAIVVGAQGYSVLTLFLLADLLAAATFGPLLLGLYSERARSGGVLAASTVGLVVGLAFFPPARGVLAPSFLPAPSFFVSFLSAAGLSCGLAALSTRVGDDRYDLDRLGDEVGRLDQSSETADGAAVADD, encoded by the coding sequence GTGGTAAGCACAGCAGCCCTCCTCGGCGTCGGCGCGCTCGTCCTCGTCGGGTTCGCGGCCGTCGGGGCGTGGTACAGCCGTGGGCGGGTCGGCTCCGTCGAGGACTTCATCACCGCCCGCGACAGCGCGGCGACCGGCACGCTCACCGCGACGGTCGTCGCGTCGAGCATGGGCGCGTGGATCCTCTTCAGCCCCGCCGAGGCGGGCGCGGCCTTCGGCGGCGTGACGGCCGTCGTCGGCTACGCCGTCGGCTCGGCACTCCCGCTCGCCGTCTACGCCTCGCTCGGCCCGCGGATCCGGCGACTCCTCCCCCGCGGCCACTCGCTGACCGAGTACGCCGCCGCGCGCTACGGCCCGGCGATGGCGGGCTACGTCCTCGTCGTCTCGGTCGCGTATATGTTCATCTTCCTCGCCGCCGAGTTCACCGGTATCGCGCTCGTGATGGAGCGGCTCGCGGGCGTTCCCGGCTGGCAGACCGCGACGCTCGTCGGCGTGACCGTCCTCGCCTACACCGCCTACGGCGGCCTCCGCGCGAGCATCGTCACTGACCGACTCCAAACGCTCGTCATCCTCCCGCTGTTCTTCGTCGGTGTCGCGGTCGCGCTCGTCGCGCTCGGCGGGCCGACGGCGGCCGCGCGCTCGGTGACGGCGACCCGTCCCGAACTGCTCTCGCTCGGCTACCTCCCCGGCCTGGAGTTCGGCGTCTACGTCGCCGTCGCGATTCTCGGCGCGGAACTCCTGAACCAGGCGTGGTGGCAGCGGGTCTACGCCGGTCGCGACGACGCGACCGTCACGCGGTCGTTCCGGCTGGCCGCCCTTCTGGTCCTTCCGATGGTCCTCGTCGTCGGCTTGTTCGGTCCCGTCGCGGCGGGCCGCGGGCTGGTCGAGAGTTCCGCGGATGCGAGCGTCGCGCTCTTTCTCGTCGTCGAACAGCTGCTCCCCGAGTGGGTGACGTTCGTCTTCGCCCTGCTCGCGCTCCTGCTCGTCGTCTCCAGTGCCGACACGCTGTTCAACGCCATCGCGAGCGTCGTCACGACCGACCTGCCTCGCGTCGCCGACGTCTCCCCGGACGGCCTGCTGCTCGTCGCCCGCGGCTTCACGGGCGTTGTCGCGCTCGGTGCCATCGTCGTCGGCGCGCAGGGCTACAGCGTCCTGACGCTGTTTCTCCTCGCCGACCTGCTGGCGGCGGCGACCTTCGGGCCGCTGCTCCTCGGACTCTACTCCGAGCGCGCGCGCTCCGGCGGCGTCCTCGCCGCCAGCACCGTCGGACTCGTCGTCGGTCTCGCGTTCTTCCCGCCCGCCCGCGGCGTGCTCGCCCCCTCGTTCCTCCCGGCACCGTCGTTCTTCGTGTCGTTCCTCTCGGCAGCCGGACTCTCCTGTGGGCTGGCGGCACTCTCGACGCGCGTCGGCGACGACCGGTACGACCTGGACCGCCTCGGCGACGAGGTGGGACGGCTCGACCAGTCGAGCGAGACCGCAGACGGGGCGGCCGTCGCCGACGACTGA
- a CDS encoding FAD-dependent oxidoreductase, giving the protein MDATVTVAAAQSVGTDTVAIEFESPDGFEAEPGQFVKLSTTIDGEGYARFYTLSSPTVSDTFEVTVGIDSAEGGPFSGFLADLSAGDEVEMSGPYGSDHYEGEARVVVLAGGPGVGPAVAIAERALADGNEAAVVYQDDDPAHEERLTALEAADADVVVTDGDIADAVADALTGADGEQVFVYGFAAFVDEAVEAIEAAGGDVDAAKIENFG; this is encoded by the coding sequence ATGGACGCCACAGTCACTGTCGCCGCCGCGCAGTCGGTCGGCACCGACACGGTTGCCATCGAGTTCGAGTCGCCCGACGGCTTCGAGGCCGAACCCGGCCAGTTCGTCAAACTCTCGACCACCATCGACGGCGAGGGCTACGCCCGCTTCTACACGCTCTCCTCGCCCACCGTCTCCGACACCTTCGAGGTCACCGTCGGCATCGACTCCGCGGAGGGCGGTCCGTTCAGTGGATTCCTCGCCGACCTCAGCGCGGGCGACGAGGTCGAGATGTCCGGCCCCTACGGTTCGGACCACTACGAGGGCGAGGCCCGCGTCGTCGTCCTCGCGGGCGGTCCCGGCGTCGGTCCCGCCGTCGCCATCGCCGAGCGCGCGCTGGCCGACGGCAACGAGGCCGCCGTCGTCTACCAGGACGACGACCCGGCCCACGAGGAACGGCTGACCGCACTCGAAGCCGCCGACGCCGACGTAGTCGTCACTGACGGCGACATCGCCGACGCCGTCGCCGACGCCCTCACCGGTGCAGACGGCGAGCAGGTGTTCGTCTACGGCTTCGCCGCCTTCGTCGACGAGGCGGTCGAGGCCATCGAGGCCGCTGGCGGCGACGTCGACGCCGCGAAGATCGAGAACTTCGGCTAA
- the acs gene encoding acetate--CoA ligase has product MAEGDAELEARLAEQEAFEPSDDFVAQANVTDEGIYEEFEENWPECWDRAGDLLDWDSEYTQTLDDSNPPFYKWFSDGTLNASYNCIDRHIENGEKNRVAIKWEGELGDTRTYTYQDLYREVNEFAAALRDLGVEEDDVVTLYMPMVPELPIAMLACARLGAPHSVVFAGFSAEALATRMQSADSEYLVTCDGYYRRGDALDHLEKANEGLESVDHDTETVVVDRLGDAGHGHSLTENQYDYDELVAEQSGNRIEPVERGAEDMLFLMYTSGTTGQPKGVKHTTGGYLAYAAWTAHSVLDIEKEDTYWCAADIGWITGHSYIVYGPLALGTTTVMYEGTPDYPERDRLWELIEKYSVDIFYTAPTAIRAFMKWGSKFPESRDLSSLRLLGTVGEPINPRAWKWYYKHIGDEDCPVVDTWWQTETGGMMITTLPGIGTMKPGSAGPPLPGIDANIVDTNGEKVEAGRAGYLTVNKPWPGMLRTLYKNDERFINEYWAEYSDLDSDDADDWVYFPEDGAKIDDDDYITILGRVDDVINVSGHRLGTMEIESAIVGVEGVAEAAVVGGNHDVKGEAVYAYVILEDGYEGSDEMSQRIVEGVEDGIGPIARPEQVIFTPELPKTRSGKIMRRLLEEIANGEEELGDTTTLRNPEIVADIQQKVQK; this is encoded by the coding sequence ATGGCAGAAGGTGACGCAGAACTCGAAGCACGGCTGGCTGAACAGGAGGCTTTCGAGCCCTCTGATGACTTCGTTGCGCAGGCGAACGTCACCGACGAAGGAATCTACGAGGAGTTCGAGGAGAACTGGCCGGAGTGTTGGGACCGTGCCGGTGACCTGCTCGACTGGGACTCCGAGTACACCCAGACGCTCGACGACTCGAACCCGCCGTTCTACAAGTGGTTCTCGGACGGCACCCTCAACGCCTCGTACAACTGTATCGACCGCCACATCGAGAACGGCGAGAAGAACCGGGTCGCCATCAAGTGGGAGGGCGAACTCGGCGACACGCGCACGTACACCTATCAAGACCTCTATCGCGAGGTAAACGAGTTCGCGGCCGCGCTCCGCGACCTCGGCGTCGAGGAGGACGACGTCGTCACGCTGTATATGCCGATGGTGCCGGAACTCCCCATCGCTATGCTTGCGTGTGCCCGTCTCGGCGCCCCGCACTCGGTCGTCTTCGCGGGCTTTTCGGCGGAGGCACTGGCGACTCGGATGCAGTCCGCGGACTCGGAGTATCTCGTCACGTGTGACGGCTACTACCGCCGCGGCGACGCACTCGACCATCTCGAGAAGGCCAACGAGGGGCTGGAGAGCGTCGACCACGACACCGAGACCGTCGTCGTCGACCGCCTCGGCGACGCGGGCCACGGCCACAGCCTCACGGAGAACCAGTACGACTACGACGAACTCGTCGCCGAACAGAGCGGCAACCGCATCGAACCCGTCGAGCGCGGAGCCGAGGACATGCTCTTCTTGATGTATACCTCGGGGACCACGGGCCAGCCGAAGGGGGTCAAACACACCACCGGCGGCTATCTCGCCTACGCGGCGTGGACGGCCCACTCGGTCCTCGACATCGAAAAGGAGGACACCTACTGGTGTGCGGCCGACATCGGCTGGATCACCGGCCACTCCTACATCGTCTACGGGCCGCTCGCGCTCGGGACGACGACGGTGATGTACGAGGGGACGCCCGACTATCCGGAGCGCGACCGTCTCTGGGAACTCATCGAGAAGTACAGCGTCGACATCTTCTACACCGCGCCAACGGCCATCCGCGCGTTCATGAAGTGGGGCAGCAAGTTCCCCGAGAGTCGGGACCTCTCGTCGCTGCGGCTGCTCGGGACGGTCGGCGAACCCATCAACCCGCGCGCGTGGAAGTGGTACTACAAGCACATCGGCGACGAGGACTGTCCGGTCGTCGACACCTGGTGGCAGACCGAGACGGGTGGGATGATGATCACGACCCTGCCCGGTATCGGGACGATGAAACCCGGCTCTGCGGGACCGCCGCTGCCCGGCATCGACGCCAACATCGTCGACACGAACGGTGAGAAGGTCGAGGCCGGCCGCGCGGGCTATCTCACGGTCAACAAGCCGTGGCCCGGAATGCTCCGGACGCTCTACAAGAACGACGAGCGGTTCATCAACGAGTACTGGGCGGAGTACTCCGACCTCGACAGCGACGACGCCGACGACTGGGTCTACTTCCCGGAGGACGGCGCGAAGATCGACGACGACGACTACATCACCATCCTCGGCCGCGTCGACGACGTCATCAACGTCTCCGGCCACCGGCTGGGGACGATGGAGATCGAGTCAGCCATCGTCGGCGTCGAGGGCGTCGCCGAGGCCGCCGTCGTCGGCGGCAACCACGACGTGAAGGGCGAGGCGGTCTACGCCTACGTCATCCTCGAAGACGGCTACGAGGGCTCCGACGAGATGAGCCAACGCATCGTCGAGGGCGTCGAGGACGGTATCGGTCCCATCGCCCGGCCCGAACAGGTCATCTTCACGCCCGAGCTGCCGAAGACGCGCTCGGGGAAGATCATGCGTCGCCTTCTCGAAGAGATCGCTAACGGCGAGGAGGAACTCGGCGACACGACCACGCTGCGTAACCCCGAAATCGTCGCAGACATTCAGCAGAAGGTCCAGAAGTAG
- a CDS encoding sodium:solute symporter family transporter: MTLELLLQTGLLPEGLNVSFKLLPAILVAGMLALFLGIGYAFRVADTEGMWVAGRSIGNVENGMAIGANWMSAASYLGMAALIALSGFYGLAFVVGWSTGYFILLIFLAAQMRRFGKYTAPDFVGDRFNSDAARAIAAVTTFLIGFVYAIGQARGMGLVGLYIFGDIGLPGLSGYQSMVVLMMTITVGYLTLSGMLGATKNMAVQYVILIFAFLVGLYVVGFSQGYSTVLPQIEYGQMISTLGAEFSQPFVNGGYYLWIATAFSLVVGTCGLPHVLVRFYTVESERTARWSTVWGLFFICLLYFSAPAFAAFGTDLYAQNIGAVYGDPGMTSAAGDVIVVLAAQLANLPQWFVGFVAAGGIAAAIATTAGLFIAGSSAISHDIYANIITDDATQREQVLVGRLSIIALGVITTLAALDPAAPIAALVSYAFSLAGAVLFPMFFLGLWWENTNRQGALAGMTTGLVVWLIPMINEVLPVYVGTGEPYSAALAQWLPAIGSALVAVPIVFAVTIGVSMATEEPDMETKRLVRQCHSPEPMSKMQSAEEVAATDGGQSPADD, encoded by the coding sequence GTGACGCTGGAACTGCTCCTTCAGACCGGACTGCTCCCCGAGGGGCTGAACGTCTCGTTCAAGCTCCTCCCGGCAATCCTGGTCGCCGGGATGCTGGCACTGTTCCTCGGTATCGGCTACGCCTTCCGCGTCGCCGACACCGAAGGGATGTGGGTCGCCGGTCGTTCCATCGGTAACGTCGAGAACGGGATGGCCATCGGCGCGAACTGGATGTCCGCCGCCTCGTATCTCGGGATGGCGGCACTCATCGCGCTGTCGGGCTTCTACGGGCTCGCGTTCGTCGTCGGCTGGTCGACGGGCTACTTCATCCTGCTCATCTTCCTGGCCGCGCAGATGCGGCGGTTCGGGAAGTACACGGCCCCCGACTTCGTCGGAGACCGCTTCAACTCCGACGCCGCCCGCGCCATCGCCGCGGTGACGACGTTCCTCATCGGCTTCGTCTACGCCATCGGCCAGGCCCGCGGGATGGGTCTCGTCGGTCTCTACATCTTCGGCGACATCGGTCTGCCGGGGCTGAGCGGCTACCAGTCGATGGTCGTCCTGATGATGACCATCACCGTCGGCTATCTGACGCTCTCGGGGATGCTCGGCGCGACGAAGAACATGGCCGTCCAGTACGTCATCCTCATCTTCGCGTTCCTGGTCGGTCTCTACGTCGTCGGCTTCTCGCAGGGCTACTCGACGGTCCTGCCGCAGATCGAGTACGGCCAGATGATAAGCACCCTCGGCGCGGAGTTCAGCCAACCCTTCGTCAACGGGGGCTACTATCTGTGGATCGCGACGGCCTTCTCGCTCGTCGTGGGGACTTGTGGACTTCCGCACGTCCTCGTGCGGTTCTACACCGTCGAGAGCGAGCGGACCGCCCGCTGGTCGACGGTCTGGGGACTGTTCTTCATCTGTCTCCTGTACTTCTCGGCACCGGCGTTCGCCGCGTTCGGGACCGACCTCTACGCGCAGAACATCGGTGCGGTGTACGGCGACCCCGGCATGACCAGTGCGGCCGGTGACGTCATCGTCGTGCTCGCCGCACAGCTCGCGAACCTGCCGCAGTGGTTCGTCGGCTTCGTCGCCGCGGGTGGTATCGCGGCGGCCATCGCGACGACCGCGGGGCTGTTCATCGCCGGCTCCTCGGCCATCTCGCACGACATCTACGCGAACATCATCACCGACGACGCGACCCAGCGCGAGCAGGTCCTCGTCGGTCGGCTGAGCATCATCGCGCTCGGCGTCATCACGACGCTCGCCGCGCTCGACCCGGCGGCACCCATCGCCGCGCTCGTCTCCTACGCGTTCTCGCTCGCCGGTGCGGTGCTGTTCCCGATGTTCTTCCTCGGTCTCTGGTGGGAGAACACGAACCGTCAGGGCGCGCTGGCCGGGATGACGACCGGTCTCGTCGTCTGGCTGATTCCGATGATCAACGAGGTCCTGCCGGTCTACGTCGGTACGGGCGAGCCCTACTCGGCCGCGCTGGCCCAGTGGCTGCCCGCCATCGGCTCGGCGCTCGTCGCCGTCCCCATCGTCTTCGCGGTCACCATCGGCGTCTCGATGGCGACCGAGGAGCCGGACATGGAAACCAAGCGGCTGGTCCGGCAGTGTCACAGCCCGGAACCGATGTCGAAGATGCAGTCCGCCGAAGAGGTCGCCGCGACCGACGGCGGGCAGTCGCCCGCGGACGACTGA